The genomic interval CGGATTGTCCGCATCCAGTATCCTGTATTCCGATGACATCGTCGCTGAAGAGCCTATGATAATGTATTTTTCAGACTTCGTTTTGCCAACACCGATGTAATTGCTCTTGTCCTTTTCGGCATAAACTACCACATCCTGTTTATCATCTGTACCTAACGTATGCCTTTTGATTTTTTCACTCAGCAAGGTTTTAGGATTCGTTGCTGTGTAAAATAAAGTCTTGTTATCATTTCCCCATTCCGATCCCCCGCTCGCAAGGAAAAATTGCGTCGGACAAGGTTTCACCTGTTTCAAGATTTTTAATGTGGATCGTGTATTGCCTTCTCGAAACCGTGTCGACACCATAAGCCAGTAATTTATTATCAGGACTTACATTGAAACCGGCTGCTGAATAATATGGATGGTCTTTTGCCAGATCATCCACATCCAGCAGAATTTCTTCGGGTGCACTCAGCGATCCTTTTTTACGGCAGTATTTAAAGTATTGTTTACCTTCTTCACTTCTTGTATAATAAAAATAACCATTGCTGAAAACAGGAACGGACTCGTCCTTCTCTTTGATACGCCCTTTCATTTCCGTGTAAAGATCTGACTGAAACTTTTTGGTTCCGGCCATCATGGTTTCTGTGTATCCGTTCTCAGCTTTCAGGTAGTCGACCACCTTTGTACTGTCCGGACCGTTACTGAAAAAATCGGCCATCCAGTAATATTCATCATTGCGTTTGTCTCCGTGCATTCCGGTTTCATGCGCTTTCATTTCTGCTACGGGCGGCGTTGCACCCGGCCATTGATATGCTTGTTTCACTTCTTTATTTTGATTACAGGAAAAAATTAGAACAGTTAAAATCAATAAAATAATTCGTATAGGAGCATTTTGTTAAAATATGTACTAAAAGTTTATATTAAATAGAAAATATTAAAAGTATTAATAGTATAAAAAACCTTTTACATTTTATTAGAACAGTTAGTTTAATTAAAAATATACTTTTTATACATATAATTAATATTATTCTTTAAATATATATTTAGTTAAATAGTTGATAATAAACGATTTAACCAAAATAATAATTACTAACTATACTCTATGTTGGAAATTTTAACAGAACCGGACAAAAATCTTTGTGTCTCTCCTCAATTCGTTGTGGCCCTCTGTGTAACCTCGATGACAATAACAGCACCTTAAAACTACAAAAATGAAACATACATCTGATTCATCCCTGCACAAACGTTATATTTGATTTTTGAAATTAATGATCTTATGGATAAACCAGTTCACAAGCTTTTCCTGCTCGACGCCATGGCGTTGATATACCGTGCCCATTTTGCTTTTATCAAAGCCCCGAGAATTACATCGAAAGGACTTAATACAAGTGCAGTTTTTGGATTTACAAATACGTTACTTGAAGTATTACATAAAGAAAAGCCTACCCACATTGGTGTAGCGTTTGATACCTCTGCCCCTACTTTCAGGCATGTCCAGTTTGAGGCTTACAAGGCGCAGCGCCAGGCACAGCCGGAAGATATCACTGTGGCGATTCCGTTAGTGAAAAAACTTTTGCAGGCCATGTGTATTCCTATCCTGGTTCTCGATGGTTTTGAGGCGGACGACATTATTGGAACGATAGCAAAGGAAGCATCCAAAGAAGGTTTTGAGGTATACATGATGACGCCTGACAAAGACTACGGACAGCTGGTAGAAAAATATGTACACATATATAAGCCTGCATTTATGGGCAAAGGCCCCGAAGTTCTGGGAGTGCAGGAAATACTTGACCGCTGGCAAATTGAGCGTATTGACCAGGTTATAGATATGCTCGGACTGATGGGTGATGCGGTCGATAATATACCAGGTATACCGGGGGTGGGTGAAAAAACGGCACAAAAACTGATTGCTGAATATGGCACACTCGAAAATATCCTTACGCATGGCGACGAAATAAAAGGAAAACTTGGCGAACGGATCAGGGAAAATCATGAACAGGCGATCATGAGCAAGCAATTGGCAACAATTGACACCAATGTTCCTGTTCCTTTTGATGCAGAAGACCTTACTATTTGTCCGGTAAATGCCGAAAAAGTAATCGAGCTTTTCGACGAACTTGAATTTAAATCCTTACGCCCGAGAGTACTAGCCATTGCCCAGCCAACAACGGCTACACAACCTGCGGCAGTTCTCACACCAACTCCCAAAACAAAAGCTGCTGATAGAACGGGGCAAATGGATTTATTTGGAAATCCGGCTCAGGAAATTGGCCAGCAACCCGCTGAAATCACAGAAGTACTTGCGGATCCGGATGGAGTTTTACTGGATGAAAACATTCATTTATCCACGCAAAAGAAAACCATCGACAATACATTACACCGTTACCATACCGTAGATACACCGGAATTGCTGACCAGTCTGGCGCATTATCTGAGTATACAGGATGCTTTTTGTTTTGATACAGAAACAACCTCCCTGGATGCCATTGGAGCTGATCTGGTCGGTCTATCTTTTTCATATCAGGCGGGGGAAGCATTTTATATTCCGGTACCGGCTGATAAGGTAAAAGCACAGGATATTGTAGAATATTTCAGAGCGGTTTTTGAAAATGAAGCAATTGTAAAAATCGGGCAGAATATCAAATATGATTTGCTGGTCCTTAAAAATTATAATATTGATGTACGAGGTAAGCTAAGTGATACAATGCTTGCCCATTATCTTTTGCAACCCGACAAAAGGCACGGAATGGATATTTTGGCTGCATCTTATCTGAATTATGATCCTGTTTCCATCACATCGTTAATTGGAAAAAAAGGAATAAAACAAGGAAATATGCGCGATGTCGCCATTCCAGAAATCACGCAATATGCAGCAGAAGATGCGGATATTACATTTCAGTTAAATACCATTTTTTCGCAGGAATTGCCCAAAGTAAATGCTGTCAAACTGTTTGAAACGGTGGAAATGCCTTTATTACAGGTACTGGCGGATATGGAGAGCAAAGGTGTAAATCTGGATATTAATGCATTGAAAGAAATGTCCGGAATTTTGGAAGGCGATATTCGGCAGTATGAATCCGAGATATTTGAGATGGCAGGGCAATCGTTCAACATCAGTTCTCCAAAGCAGCTGGGTGAGGTACTGTTTGATCAGATGAAACTGATCGCCAAACCTAAAAAGACGAAAACCGGCCAATACGCTACCGGAGAAGAAATTCTTTCTGAACTCGAAAATGAACACCTTATAGCGAGAAAAATACTGGATTACAGGGAGTTGCAAAAGCTAAAATCTACATATGTGGATGCACTGCCGTTGCTGGTCAATCCCAGGACGGGAAGAATACATACCTCATACAATCAGGCAGTTGCAGCTACCGGACGTTTAAGTTCAACCAACCCGAATTTACAGAATATACCTATACGTACACATCGCGGACGGGAGATTCGCAAAGCCTTTGTACCTGATAATGAAGAGTTTCAAATTTTATCAGCTGATTACTCCCAAATCGAATTGCGTATAATGGCCGCGTTCAGTATGGATGCAAGTATGATCGACGCATTTAACAAAGGGCGTGATATTCATGCAACCACGGCTAGTAAAGTATTCAAAGTTGCGTTGGAGGATGTGACATCGGATATGCGCAGAAAATCCAAAATGGTCAATTTTGGAATTATCTATGGTATTTCTGCATTCGGTCTTGCACAAAGGCTGTCCATTCCGCGTGGTGAAGCTGCCGAAATTATTAAAGCTTATTTTGAAGAATTTCCGGCTGTGAAGGGATACATGGATAAAGTGGTAAATGATGCACGGGATAAAGAATATGTAGAAACGATTCTTGGCAGAAGAAGATATGTTCCTGATATTAATTCTCGTAACCAGACTAACCGCGGATATGCCGAGCGAAATGCCATAAACGCGCCAATCCAGGGTTCAGCGGCAGATATGATCAAGGTGGCCATGATTAATATCCATGATTTTATTATTAATGAAAAGCTGAAATCACGTATGATTTTACAGGTACACGATGAACTTGTATTCGATGCACACCGGGACGAAATCCCTCTGTTAAAAGAAAAAGTGGATGAACTGATGAGACTTGCAATTCCTCTGCCTGTAAAAATGGAAACCGGAATAGGTATTGGTGCCAATTGGCTGGAAGCACATTGAGATGCGTTTTCTGAGTTAATTAAGATTTATAGTTTACTTAAAAATAAAAACTCAATCCATAAGCGGATTGAGTTTTTACGTTTTATTAGAGCCTTCGTTTCAATTCATTAATTCTTCATTTTTACGTTAAAACCATTTTTATTAAAACTTCAATGTTGCAATTAACTGGTATGTCTGTTAAATTTTTACAAGGATTAAAATGGATTTCAAATTAAAACTGAAAGCATTCCTGATTAATATGGATTTTAATTACATGCTATTGAAAGTTTGAATTATTGTTCTTATTTTTTCCAATATAATTTCAAACATAATAGCCTTAAAAGTGCTTTTAAAAGTACTAAAAGCTTATTTCCAGGTATAAAATTCATTTAATTGCCTGTCCGTAGTTTTTCTATTTTCACAAATTTAATGTGCCTATGGAGAAGAATGAATGATGAAGAAATCTTTTCAGCCGCACTGAATTTTCTTTTTTCTTAAAAATTATTTTTCATAATCCCATCAGATATTGAAAAGTAACCTGCTACTCACCTTAAACATCTAACTTATGTTAAAAAAATTACTGTTTCCAAATAGTATCCGGAAATATTCAAGGATTATCCTGTATCAGGCCTTGTTGTTTGGCAGCGCCGCCACTTATTCCAATGCGGGCATTACAATTTCCCACCAGGTAAGAGCTGATAAAACAATTACAGGTAAAATTACAGATGAAAGCAGTGTCGGACTTCCCGGAGTCAGCATCGTTTTGAAGGGCAGTACGTCCGGAACGATCTCGGATTCGGAAGGTAAATACCAGATCACAATTCCTGACAATGGCGCAACGCTGATCTATTCTTACGTAGGTTATTTATCCCAGGAAAAAGAAGTTGGGAACAGTATAGCGATTGATATTACGATGGTGCCGGATGCAAGAAACCTGAATGAAGTAGTAGTTACTGCGTTGGGTATCAAGCAGGAAACCAAACGCCTTGGTTATGCTGTACAGGAATTAAAAGGGACAGATCTTGACAAAGCCCGTGAGACCAACTTCGTCAGCGGCCTTGCCGGAAAAATTGCAGGGGTGCAGGTAATGGCCAGTCCGAGTGGTATCGGAGGGTCGGCGCGTATTACTATCCGTGGAGATAAATCATTGGATATCAACAAAAATCAGCCTCTTTTTGTAATTGACGGCGTTCC from Dyadobacter sp. NIV53 carries:
- the polA gene encoding DNA polymerase I, whose protein sequence is MDKPVHKLFLLDAMALIYRAHFAFIKAPRITSKGLNTSAVFGFTNTLLEVLHKEKPTHIGVAFDTSAPTFRHVQFEAYKAQRQAQPEDITVAIPLVKKLLQAMCIPILVLDGFEADDIIGTIAKEASKEGFEVYMMTPDKDYGQLVEKYVHIYKPAFMGKGPEVLGVQEILDRWQIERIDQVIDMLGLMGDAVDNIPGIPGVGEKTAQKLIAEYGTLENILTHGDEIKGKLGERIRENHEQAIMSKQLATIDTNVPVPFDAEDLTICPVNAEKVIELFDELEFKSLRPRVLAIAQPTTATQPAAVLTPTPKTKAADRTGQMDLFGNPAQEIGQQPAEITEVLADPDGVLLDENIHLSTQKKTIDNTLHRYHTVDTPELLTSLAHYLSIQDAFCFDTETTSLDAIGADLVGLSFSYQAGEAFYIPVPADKVKAQDIVEYFRAVFENEAIVKIGQNIKYDLLVLKNYNIDVRGKLSDTMLAHYLLQPDKRHGMDILAASYLNYDPVSITSLIGKKGIKQGNMRDVAIPEITQYAAEDADITFQLNTIFSQELPKVNAVKLFETVEMPLLQVLADMESKGVNLDINALKEMSGILEGDIRQYESEIFEMAGQSFNISSPKQLGEVLFDQMKLIAKPKKTKTGQYATGEEILSELENEHLIARKILDYRELQKLKSTYVDALPLLVNPRTGRIHTSYNQAVAATGRLSSTNPNLQNIPIRTHRGREIRKAFVPDNEEFQILSADYSQIELRIMAAFSMDASMIDAFNKGRDIHATTASKVFKVALEDVTSDMRRKSKMVNFGIIYGISAFGLAQRLSIPRGEAAEIIKAYFEEFPAVKGYMDKVVNDARDKEYVETILGRRRYVPDINSRNQTNRGYAERNAINAPIQGSAADMIKVAMINIHDFIINEKLKSRMILQVHDELVFDAHRDEIPLLKEKVDELMRLAIPLPVKMETGIGIGANWLEAH